The genomic segment GGGCAACTGCTGGAGGACGCGCGGCCCCTGCTGGCCTCCGCGCAGGCGCTCGTTCTCCGGGTCCAGCAAGTCGGGCACGGGGCGGCGACCTTCACCGTCGGCTTCATGCCCGGGATCACCGTGACGCGGGCCGTGCGGGAGTTCACCGCCAGGCACCCCGAGCTGGACGTGCAGGTGGTGCGCACATCCTGGGACACCCAGGTGCAGTCGGTGCACGAGGGAATCCTCGACGTGAGCTTCGTACGCCTGCCCGTCGAGCACCGTGGCCTGACGCTGCGTCCGCTGTTCCACGAGCCGCGGGTCGCCGTCCTTCCCGCGCTCCACCGCCTGGCCGGCAAGCAGTCCCTCGTGATCGCGGACCTCGCCGCCGAGCAACTGCTCCAGGACCCCGACGCGGTCCCCGAGTGGCGCGACCTTCCCGGCCGCACCAGCGCGGGGGAGGCAGGATCGTGGCCTGTCTTCCGCACGGTCGAGGAGAAGCTGGAGCACGTCGCGACCTCGGGCGGCGTTCTGGTCCTCCCGCTGTCGACGGCGGCCTACTACACCCATACCGATGTCGCCCATGTGCCGATCGACGACATCGGCCCCAACGAGGTCTGCCT from the Streptomyces sp. RKAG293 genome contains:
- a CDS encoding LysR family transcriptional regulator codes for the protein MDVDLRKLRYFVAVAEESHFGRAAERLHITQPVLSRQIRALEHEVGAQLFTRGRQATELTAAGGQLLEDARPLLASAQALVLRVQQVGHGAATFTVGFMPGITVTRAVREFTARHPELDVQVVRTSWDTQVQSVHEGILDVSFVRLPVEHRGLTLRPLFHEPRVAVLPALHRLAGKQSLVIADLAAEQLLQDPDAVPEWRDLPGRTSAGEAGSWPVFRTVEEKLEHVATSGGVLVLPLSTAAYYTHTDVAHVPIDDIGPNEVCLAWSADRRSPLVPEFADIAAAQH